The following are from one region of the Endozoicomonas sp. 4G genome:
- a CDS encoding RtcB family protein, with protein sequence MPVITLLEGTQTQKPVKIWTDEVGPKELEQMRQVASLPFIHKHVAGMPDIHVGKGATVGSVIATTEAIIPAAVGVDIGCGMNAIQLSLKASDLPDNLLAIRRGIEKAIPLGAGGQHKEAQIAGDSSVALSLQRILEKHPDIIHRGKPDKFVRQMGSLGSGNHFIELCLDEHDNVWVMLHSGSRGIGNQIGQYFIQLARKDMERQQIHLPDRDLGYLKEGSDYFDDYVEAVAWAQNYALLNREHMMNNILSVLQLHLKPFTVVNEAINCHHNFVEQEFHDGQQVWVTRKGAIRARNDELGIIPGSMGAKSYIIRGKGNPESFCSCAHGAGRIMSRTAARKAFSVRDLEDQTLGIECRKDKRVLDEIPAAYKNIDKVMSLQNDLVEVVFTLRQVVNVKG encoded by the coding sequence ATGCCAGTGATTACTTTATTAGAAGGAACTCAAACCCAAAAGCCGGTAAAGATTTGGACAGACGAAGTCGGCCCAAAAGAACTTGAGCAGATGCGTCAGGTCGCCAGCTTGCCCTTTATTCACAAACATGTGGCTGGCATGCCTGATATCCATGTGGGCAAAGGCGCAACCGTGGGGTCTGTTATTGCTACCACTGAGGCCATTATTCCCGCCGCCGTCGGCGTCGATATAGGCTGTGGAATGAATGCGATTCAGTTATCACTGAAAGCCTCTGATCTGCCGGATAACCTTCTGGCTATTCGCCGTGGTATTGAAAAAGCTATTCCCCTGGGGGCAGGTGGTCAGCATAAAGAAGCGCAAATAGCCGGAGATTCATCGGTCGCCCTCAGCTTACAACGTATTCTGGAAAAGCATCCAGATATCATCCATAGAGGGAAACCGGATAAATTTGTTCGTCAGATGGGCAGCCTGGGTTCTGGTAACCACTTTATTGAGCTGTGCCTGGATGAACACGACAACGTCTGGGTAATGCTGCATTCCGGAAGCCGGGGCATCGGCAACCAGATCGGTCAGTACTTTATTCAGCTGGCTCGAAAAGACATGGAAAGGCAGCAGATTCATCTGCCCGACAGAGATCTCGGTTATCTGAAAGAAGGTTCAGACTATTTTGATGACTATGTCGAAGCCGTGGCATGGGCACAAAACTACGCCCTGCTGAACCGGGAACACATGATGAACAACATTCTCAGTGTACTGCAACTGCACCTGAAACCGTTCACTGTCGTCAATGAAGCCATTAACTGTCATCACAACTTTGTGGAGCAGGAGTTCCATGATGGTCAGCAAGTCTGGGTGACACGTAAAGGAGCCATCCGGGCCAGAAACGACGAACTGGGTATTATTCCCGGCTCTATGGGAGCCAAGTCCTACATTATTCGTGGCAAAGGCAACCCCGAATCCTTTTGCAGCTGCGCTCATGGTGCAGGACGAATCATGTCCCGTACTGCTGCCAGAAAAGCCTTCTCTGTCCGTGATCTTGAAGATCAGACGTTGGGTATAGAGTGCAGAAAAGACAAACGCGTACTGGATGAAATTCCCGCCGCTTACAAAAATATCGATAAAGTAATGAGCCTGCAAAACGATCTGGTTGAGGTCGTGTTTACACTGCGGCAGGTCGTGAATGTGAAAGGCTGA
- a CDS encoding ATP-binding protein: MRFYNREDELERLQQWSEQASKGTAYLTTVVGRRRVGKTALLNKTFPQGSTLGASIYLFVSRKQESLLCEEFIEQIRTVLNIPVFGQPTRLREVMEILLQFSITTPVTVILDEFQDIQRVNKAFFSELQDLWDRYREQSRMHLICCGSLYSLMTRLFQDGHEPLFGRADHRIHLQPLSCRYIAQMLNDQQAFTSEKLLQWYMLSGGVPKYLEWLFSLDSTADFWPQLVNEHSLLIEEGHYRLAEEFGPEHSTYFSILAAIASGSTSRPDIESLLGISVGPQLDRLEKEFDIIRRIRSVLSKPGTRLVKYRIADAFLAFWFRFIYKYRSAVEIGNFPFIHKVIERDYPTWSGHWLEEIFREVIAETGEYNIVGSYWDRGNQNEIDLVAINELDKKALIAEIKRNPKNIRKTHLQEKSAKLVQQLRGYEIEYRGFSLDDLADYLRTN; this comes from the coding sequence ATGAGATTTTACAACCGGGAAGATGAACTCGAACGGCTCCAACAATGGAGTGAACAAGCCTCTAAAGGAACTGCCTATTTGACGACCGTGGTAGGAAGGCGCCGGGTAGGTAAAACAGCACTGTTAAATAAAACCTTTCCCCAGGGCAGCACTTTGGGAGCCTCCATTTATCTGTTTGTCTCCAGAAAACAAGAGTCATTGCTGTGTGAGGAGTTTATAGAGCAAATCAGAACGGTTTTAAATATTCCCGTATTTGGTCAGCCCACACGCCTTAGGGAGGTTATGGAAATCCTGTTGCAGTTCAGCATCACTACGCCTGTTACGGTCATACTGGATGAGTTTCAGGATATTCAGCGGGTCAACAAGGCATTTTTTTCTGAACTTCAGGATTTGTGGGACCGGTACAGAGAACAAAGCCGTATGCATCTGATCTGTTGTGGCTCCTTGTACAGCCTTATGACCCGGTTGTTTCAGGATGGACATGAACCCTTGTTTGGTCGAGCCGATCATCGTATTCATCTTCAGCCATTGTCATGCCGTTATATTGCTCAGATGCTTAATGACCAGCAGGCATTTACATCTGAAAAATTATTGCAGTGGTACATGCTCAGTGGCGGCGTTCCAAAATACCTGGAGTGGCTGTTCAGCCTTGATTCGACAGCCGATTTTTGGCCGCAGCTTGTAAACGAGCACAGTCTTCTGATTGAAGAAGGGCATTATCGTCTGGCCGAAGAGTTTGGGCCTGAACATAGTACCTATTTTTCCATATTGGCTGCGATCGCTTCCGGTAGCACGAGCAGGCCTGATATTGAGTCTTTGCTTGGCATTTCCGTAGGGCCACAGCTTGATCGTCTGGAAAAGGAGTTTGATATTATTCGCCGAATCCGATCAGTGTTGTCTAAGCCAGGAACGAGGTTAGTTAAGTATCGCATTGCCGATGCGTTCCTGGCCTTCTGGTTTCGCTTTATTTACAAGTACCGTAGCGCAGTAGAGATAGGGAACTTTCCGTTTATCCATAAAGTCATTGAGCGAGATTACCCAACCTGGAGTGGTCATTGGCTGGAAGAAATTTTCAGGGAAGTCATTGCCGAAACGGGCGAATACAACATCGTGGGCAGTTATTGGGACAGAGGAAACCAGAATGAAATTGACCTTGTTGCTATCAATGAGCTGGATAAAAAGGCCCTGATTGCTGAAATTAAGCGTAACCCGAAAAATATCCGCAAAACCCATTTGCAGGAGAAATCAGCGAAGCTGGTTCAGCAACTCAGAGGATATGAAATTGAGTACAGGGGCTTTTCTCTGGACGACCTGGCTGATTATTTAAGAACTAACTGA
- a CDS encoding helix-turn-helix transcriptional regulator: MLEELGELIRTQRKQKKWSQQQLAQLSGLDRTTIGAIERDDYSDIGIRKVQRILEVLGLTLSVKPYGLPDLDELKGMK; encoded by the coding sequence ATGTTGGAAGAACTCGGCGAGCTGATCCGTACTCAGCGCAAACAGAAAAAGTGGAGTCAGCAACAGCTGGCCCAACTGTCAGGCCTGGACAGAACCACGATCGGAGCAATCGAAAGGGATGACTATTCCGATATTGGCATCAGAAAGGTTCAGCGAATCCTTGAAGTGCTGGGGCTTACTTTATCCGTTAAACCCTATGGCCTTCCTGACCTGGATGAACTGAAAGGGATGAAATAA
- a CDS encoding type II toxin-antitoxin system HipA family toxin, translated as MADIDVYTAQTFTGRLTRSGSKHVFTYNQGANEALSLTMPMRIESYSYEDLHPVFQMNLPEGHLRETIERYTAKQYGSDDLSMLAILGQNHIGRLGYTLSGQSMPEHSDNAPDLQSLLASDDAQLFDHLLSRFALRSAVAGVQPKVLVETIASKDAFDRITFPSHSYIVKSWGNEFPELACNEFICLTLCQKAGLNVAPFYISDNGRLLITRRFDVTPEGIPLGFEDLCVLQGRTTREKYDASVESCVRTIKQFLSPELQARALADFFKLLLVNVLVRNGDAHLKNMGVLYDHLEGHQPGVIPAVTRSLAPVFDVVSTTPYIPNDTMALTLGGSKRWPKWKMLQKFARTQCGLNTSEINRILEEVELAAQATLPLVAELSEKHSGFREIGDQLSTLLTQKLNAV; from the coding sequence ATGGCTGATATCGATGTTTATACCGCACAGACATTTACTGGCCGTCTGACCCGAAGTGGTTCAAAGCATGTTTTTACCTACAATCAGGGCGCGAATGAGGCCTTATCCCTGACCATGCCGATGCGAATTGAAAGCTACAGTTACGAAGATTTGCACCCGGTTTTCCAGATGAACCTCCCGGAAGGGCATCTGCGTGAGACGATCGAACGGTACACGGCAAAACAATACGGCAGCGACGATTTGTCCATGCTGGCTATTCTCGGCCAAAATCATATCGGACGTCTGGGTTATACATTGTCCGGTCAGTCAATGCCTGAGCACAGTGATAACGCCCCCGACTTGCAATCACTACTGGCGAGTGACGACGCACAGTTGTTTGATCATCTGCTCAGTCGTTTTGCCCTGCGGTCAGCAGTGGCCGGTGTGCAGCCGAAAGTACTAGTGGAGACGATAGCGTCCAAAGATGCGTTTGACCGGATCACTTTTCCTTCTCACTCTTACATTGTCAAAAGCTGGGGCAATGAATTTCCCGAGTTGGCCTGTAATGAATTCATCTGTCTGACACTGTGCCAGAAGGCCGGTTTGAACGTAGCGCCTTTTTACATCAGCGACAATGGACGTCTGCTGATTACTCGGCGATTTGACGTTACACCGGAAGGTATCCCGCTGGGGTTTGAAGATTTATGCGTACTGCAGGGAAGGACAACACGGGAAAAGTACGACGCCAGTGTTGAGTCCTGTGTGCGTACCATTAAACAATTTCTTTCACCTGAATTGCAGGCAAGGGCATTAGCCGATTTTTTCAAACTGCTGTTAGTCAATGTATTGGTTCGTAATGGTGATGCTCATCTAAAGAACATGGGGGTTTTGTATGACCATCTTGAGGGTCATCAACCCGGAGTAATACCAGCGGTTACCCGTTCACTGGCACCGGTATTCGATGTGGTCAGTACCACACCCTATATACCCAATGACACCATGGCGCTGACACTCGGTGGCTCAAAACGCTGGCCAAAATGGAAGATGCTGCAGAAATTCGCCAGAACGCAATGCGGTCTGAACACCAGTGAGATCAATCGCATTCTTGAAGAGGTGGAACTGGCGGCACAGGCCACACTGCCTCTTGTTGCAGAGCTTTCAGAGAAACATTCAGGGTTCCGGGAAATTGGTGATCAACTCTCAACGCTGTTGACTCAAAAACTCAATGCAGTTTGA